A window from Azoarcus sp. DD4 encodes these proteins:
- a CDS encoding glycosyltransferase family 39 protein: MRIDSRTALACYLLLALAYLGGVLVPLMNNDSAHHAGIALHMHLTGDYLSLVTQGQDYLDKPHLLFWLAALAFKLFGVNSVAYKLPSLMFSVLAVYSTARLGGLLYSAEAGRIAGLVLASALAFVLANNDVRMDALLTGAIVFSIWQLAAFVAKPRWRHLVLAALGLALGFATKGMIGVAMPLIAVFLHLAYRRDWRRLFDPRWLALPLLVLVFASPVLYAYYHQFGADGVRFILWSQNFERLAGERFGNAGAEDPLFFVHTFLWAFLPWSLLTLAALWTHGRRIVAARLQPQAGSELLTLGTLAVLFAIISASKFKLPHYLNILLPLFAVQLGAWLAARVELPPGRAMVLTQWLAGAMLALLAVALNGWVFPLGGGVAAGAAVVALAGGLLALHHKGVARLVVASIAVVAVFNVLLNFNFYPRLLEYQAGNRLAAAVAQQGLDRGAVFYLEGHGRAGSFDFYTARLTPTLSLEALRAAPGPHYLYTAASGRDAVVAAGLRVEVLASNPDFRVTRLNAAFLDPKRRPKTLNEYFLLKVGE; encoded by the coding sequence GTGCGCATCGATTCCCGAACCGCTCTCGCCTGCTATCTGCTGCTTGCCCTTGCCTACCTCGGCGGGGTGCTGGTGCCGCTGATGAACAACGATTCGGCGCACCATGCCGGCATCGCCTTGCACATGCACCTGACGGGCGACTACCTGAGCCTCGTCACCCAGGGACAAGACTACCTCGACAAGCCGCACCTGCTGTTCTGGCTGGCGGCCCTGGCGTTCAAGCTGTTCGGCGTGAACTCCGTCGCCTACAAGCTGCCGTCCCTGATGTTCTCCGTGCTGGCGGTGTATTCGACGGCCCGGCTCGGCGGTCTGCTCTACTCGGCGGAAGCCGGCCGTATCGCCGGCCTGGTGCTGGCGAGCGCCCTAGCCTTCGTCCTTGCCAACAACGACGTACGAATGGATGCGCTGCTCACTGGCGCCATCGTGTTCTCGATCTGGCAGCTGGCGGCCTTCGTCGCCAAGCCGCGCTGGCGTCATCTGGTGCTGGCGGCGCTGGGGCTGGCGCTCGGCTTTGCCACCAAGGGCATGATAGGCGTGGCGATGCCGCTGATCGCGGTCTTCCTGCACCTGGCCTACCGGCGCGACTGGCGCCGGCTGTTCGATCCGCGCTGGCTGGCGCTGCCGCTGCTGGTGCTGGTTTTCGCTTCGCCGGTGCTCTATGCCTACTACCACCAGTTCGGCGCGGACGGCGTGCGCTTCATCCTGTGGTCGCAGAACTTCGAGCGCCTTGCCGGCGAGCGTTTCGGCAACGCCGGTGCGGAGGATCCGCTGTTCTTCGTTCATACCTTCCTGTGGGCTTTCCTGCCCTGGTCACTGCTGACCCTTGCCGCGCTGTGGACGCATGGCCGGCGTATCGTCGCCGCGCGTCTGCAGCCGCAAGCCGGCAGCGAGCTGCTGACCCTGGGCACGCTGGCTGTGCTGTTCGCCATCATTTCGGCGTCGAAGTTCAAGTTGCCGCATTACCTCAACATCCTGCTGCCGCTCTTTGCGGTGCAGCTCGGCGCCTGGCTGGCCGCGCGCGTCGAACTGCCTCCGGGGCGCGCAATGGTGCTCACGCAGTGGCTCGCGGGCGCCATGCTGGCCCTGCTCGCGGTGGCGCTCAACGGCTGGGTGTTTCCACTCGGCGGCGGGGTGGCTGCCGGCGCCGCGGTGGTGGCCCTGGCCGGGGGGCTGCTCGCCTTGCATCACAAGGGCGTCGCCCGCCTGGTGGTGGCTTCGATTGCGGTGGTGGCAGTGTTCAACGTTCTGCTCAATTTCAATTTCTATCCCCGCTTGCTGGAGTACCAGGCGGGTAATCGTCTGGCCGCGGCGGTGGCGCAGCAAGGCCTGGATCGGGGCGCGGTGTTCTATCTGGAGGGGCACGGCCGTGCCGGTAGTTTCGATTTCTATACCGCGCGCCTTACACCGACGCTGTCGCTCGAGGCGCTGCGTGCCGCGCCGGGGCCGCACTATCTGTATACCGCCGCCAGCGGGCGCGACGCGGTGGTGGCGGCGGGCCTGCGGGTGGAGGTGCTGGCGAGCAATCCCGATTTCCGCGTCACCCGGCTCAATGCCGCCTTTCTCGATCCGAAGCGGCGGCCGAAGACGCTCAACGAATATTTCTTGCTGAAGGTAGGTGAATGA
- a CDS encoding glycosyltransferase family 2 protein, whose translation MSRPDLQQALATAASLPAASGRTRIPVLSVVIPLYNESGSLGLLHQRLSAALDTLPLEVGRRELVFVDDGSRDTTFAEVGMLRAQDANVKAIRFARNFGKEAAMAAGLRAASGDVVVLMDGDLQHPPELIAEMVTHWQQGASMVTAVRRSRDTDPWLRRQLSRAFYSLFKRVSEVALAEGGGDFRLFDRAVVDAINSLPERTRFMKGITSWVGFRQVEVDFEPEERAAGASAWSMLRLLRYAVDGLSTFSTLPLRVWSLVGLVMAAISGLYGGWLVVRTAIWGIDVPGYASIMVAVLFLSGIQLISLGVLGEYVGRIFTEVKARPLYLVAERIGFERQEPQA comes from the coding sequence GTGTCCCGTCCCGATCTTCAACAAGCCCTGGCCACTGCCGCCAGCCTGCCGGCCGCCTCCGGGCGCACCCGGATCCCTGTGCTTTCCGTGGTCATCCCGCTGTACAACGAGAGTGGCTCGCTCGGTCTGCTGCACCAGCGTCTCAGCGCGGCGCTGGACACCTTGCCGCTGGAGGTAGGCCGCCGCGAGCTGGTCTTCGTCGACGATGGCAGCCGCGATACCACTTTCGCCGAGGTCGGGATGCTGCGCGCGCAGGACGCCAATGTGAAGGCGATCCGCTTCGCGCGCAATTTCGGCAAGGAGGCTGCGATGGCTGCCGGCCTGCGTGCGGCCAGTGGCGACGTGGTGGTCCTGATGGATGGCGACCTGCAGCATCCGCCCGAACTCATTGCGGAGATGGTCACGCACTGGCAGCAGGGGGCGAGCATGGTGACGGCGGTGCGCCGCTCGCGCGACACCGATCCGTGGCTGCGCCGCCAGCTGTCGCGCGCCTTCTACAGCCTCTTCAAGCGCGTGTCGGAAGTGGCGCTGGCCGAAGGCGGCGGCGACTTCCGCCTGTTCGATCGTGCCGTGGTGGATGCGATCAACAGCCTGCCCGAGCGCACCCGCTTTATGAAAGGCATCACCAGCTGGGTGGGCTTCCGCCAGGTCGAGGTGGATTTCGAACCGGAGGAGCGTGCGGCTGGCGCATCGGCGTGGTCGATGCTGCGGCTGCTGCGCTATGCGGTGGATGGCCTGTCCACCTTCAGCACGCTGCCGCTGCGGGTATGGTCACTGGTCGGGCTGGTGATGGCGGCGATTTCCGGGCTGTACGGCGGCTGGCTGGTGGTTCGCACGGCGATCTGGGGCATCGACGTGCCCGGCTACGCCTCCATCATGGTGGCGGTGCTGTTCCTGTCGGGGATACAGCTGATCAGCCTGGGCGTGCTCGGCGAGTACGTGGGACGCATCTTCACCGAGGTCAAGGCGCGCCCCCTGTACCTGGTTGCCGAACGCATCGGTTTCGAGCGCCAGGAGCCGCAGGCGTGA
- a CDS encoding exo-alpha-sialidase codes for MSGHKGRAGRAAALALIAVVTAWAAWPGLRTAAPAGFVAPQPFAAAASAGVQATPRLVSAIVNEAEPPRVHAASIAALPDGRLFATWFGGEREGGTEVKIYGAFRAPGAVAWETQQVIASPEQTSADVGRLVRKMGNPLAFVTPAGELWVVYVSVTMGGWATSHLNLLRSPDLGRSWLPAQRLVASPFLNLSTLVKGYPVSFDNGDIGLPVYHEMAGKFAELLVLSAGGEVRRKQRIDHGRRSLQPVVLVQDAQRAVALMRYGGEQAPFRAWRSETADGGRSWSAVEATDLANPNSALAALRLEDGRLLAVANDTDDERLRLSLLVSADEGRHWRVIHRFEDKQALAGKELDEPVFRALLEQDVDALGAAPAREVIVRNTERNLCRGNGPCGWQYDYPYLVRAADGDFHLVYTWNRSFVRHLQFNRAWLEGKL; via the coding sequence GTGAGCGGGCACAAGGGCAGGGCGGGGCGCGCGGCGGCGTTGGCGCTGATCGCCGTCGTCACCGCCTGGGCGGCCTGGCCGGGGTTGAGGACGGCTGCGCCGGCCGGCTTCGTTGCGCCGCAGCCGTTCGCCGCTGCTGCATCGGCCGGCGTGCAAGCTACACCGCGCCTCGTCTCCGCGATCGTGAACGAGGCGGAGCCGCCGCGGGTGCACGCCGCCTCGATCGCGGCACTGCCCGACGGTCGCTTGTTTGCCACCTGGTTCGGCGGCGAGCGCGAGGGCGGCACCGAGGTGAAGATCTACGGCGCCTTCCGCGCTCCCGGAGCAGTGGCGTGGGAGACGCAGCAGGTGATCGCCTCGCCCGAACAGACCTCGGCCGATGTCGGTCGCCTGGTGCGCAAGATGGGCAATCCGCTCGCTTTCGTGACGCCGGCGGGCGAACTGTGGGTGGTCTACGTCAGCGTGACCATGGGTGGCTGGGCGACCAGTCATCTCAACCTGCTGCGCTCGCCCGACCTCGGTCGCAGCTGGCTGCCGGCGCAGCGCCTGGTGGCGTCGCCCTTCCTCAACCTGTCCACGCTGGTGAAGGGCTACCCGGTATCCTTCGACAACGGCGACATCGGCCTGCCGGTGTATCACGAGATGGCGGGCAAGTTTGCCGAACTGCTGGTGCTGTCGGCCGGCGGCGAGGTCAGGCGCAAGCAGCGTATCGACCACGGCCGCCGTTCGCTGCAGCCGGTGGTATTGGTCCAGGACGCGCAGCGTGCGGTGGCGCTGATGCGCTACGGCGGCGAGCAGGCGCCGTTCCGTGCCTGGCGCTCGGAAACCGCCGATGGCGGGCGCAGCTGGTCGGCGGTCGAGGCGACCGACCTCGCCAATCCGAATTCGGCGCTGGCGGCCCTGCGGCTGGAGGATGGCCGTCTGCTGGCGGTGGCCAACGACACCGACGACGAGCGTCTGCGCCTGTCGCTGCTGGTGAGCGCGGACGAGGGCCGTCACTGGCGGGTGATCCACCGCTTCGAGGACAAGCAGGCGCTGGCCGGGAAAGAGCTCGACGAACCCGTGTTCCGTGCGCTGCTCGAGCAGGACGTCGACGCGCTCGGCGCCGCGCCGGCGCGTGAGGTCATCGTCCGCAATACCGAGCGCAACCTGTGCCGCGGCAACGGTCCCTGCGGCTGGCAGTACGACTATCCCTATCTGGTCCGCGCGGCGGACGGCGACTTCCACCTTGTCTACACCTGGAACCGTTCCTTCGTGCGGCATCTGCAGTTCAACCGCGCCTGGCTGGAGGGCAAACTGTGA
- a CDS encoding endonuclease/exonuclease/phosphatase family protein produces MKLRICTYNIHKGFSQFNRRMVVHDLRERLRSLDVDLVFLQEVQGLHLHHPLRHADWPAHPQHEFLAEDVWHQTAYGGNAVYDHGHHGNAILSRHAILSADNQDVSDHRFERRGLLHCEIAVPGVDTPVHCVCVHLGLMAGSRRRQMEALAERMERLAPDGAPLIIAGDFNDWRNRADDILCRRLGLVEAFGAGRVRPPRSFPSALPLFRLDRIYVRGFDVSRADVHYGEPWSRISDHAALTADLERMH; encoded by the coding sequence CAAGGGCTTCTCCCAGTTCAACCGTCGCATGGTGGTCCACGACCTGCGCGAGCGCCTGCGCAGCCTCGATGTGGATCTGGTCTTCCTGCAGGAGGTGCAGGGGCTGCATCTGCACCATCCGCTGCGCCATGCCGACTGGCCGGCACATCCACAGCACGAGTTCCTGGCCGAGGATGTGTGGCATCAGACGGCTTACGGCGGCAACGCGGTCTATGACCATGGCCATCACGGCAACGCCATCCTGAGCCGTCACGCCATCCTCTCGGCCGACAACCAGGATGTCTCCGACCATCGCTTCGAACGCCGCGGGCTGCTTCACTGCGAGATCGCGGTGCCCGGAGTGGATACGCCGGTGCATTGCGTCTGCGTGCACCTGGGGCTGATGGCCGGCAGCCGGCGACGCCAGATGGAAGCGCTGGCCGAACGCATGGAGCGGCTGGCGCCCGACGGTGCGCCACTGATAATCGCCGGCGACTTCAACGACTGGCGCAATCGCGCCGACGACATCCTCTGTCGCCGGCTGGGCCTCGTCGAGGCCTTTGGTGCCGGCCGGGTGAGGCCACCACGCAGCTTTCCCAGCGCCCTGCCCTTGTTCAGGCTAGACCGGATCTACGTGCGCGGTTTTGATGTTTCTCGCGCGGACGTCCATTACGGCGAACCCTGGTCGCGGATCTCCGATCATGCGGCGCTGACCGCGGATCTGGAGCGCATGCATTGA
- a CDS encoding CoA-binding protein, whose amino-acid sequence MHQPKKGILIDDIAGLRRVLQQTRTIAVVGLSANWHRPSFFAAKYMQTRGYRIIPVNPAYKEVLGEKCYPSLRAIHEPVDLVDVFRRPEEVPAVVDDAIAIGARTLWLQLGVIHEEAAARAQAAGLDVVMDRCVKIEYARLFGGLNWAGVNTGVISARRPARAIPHPQR is encoded by the coding sequence ATGCATCAGCCGAAGAAAGGCATCCTGATCGACGACATCGCCGGCCTGCGCCGCGTGCTGCAGCAGACGCGCACCATCGCGGTGGTCGGCCTGTCGGCCAACTGGCACCGGCCGAGCTTCTTCGCCGCGAAGTACATGCAGACGCGCGGCTACCGCATCATCCCGGTCAATCCGGCCTACAAGGAAGTGCTCGGCGAGAAGTGCTATCCCAGCCTGCGGGCGATCCATGAGCCGGTCGATCTGGTCGACGTCTTTCGCCGGCCAGAAGAAGTGCCTGCGGTTGTCGACGACGCCATCGCCATCGGGGCGCGAACGCTGTGGCTGCAACTCGGCGTCATCCACGAGGAAGCGGCGGCCAGGGCGCAGGCGGCCGGACTGGACGTGGTGATGGACCGCTGCGTCAAGATCGAATACGCCCGCCTTTTCGGCGGCCTCAATTGGGCAGGCGTAAATACCGGAGTGATCTCCGCACGGCGACCGGCACGCGCCATCCCCCATCCGCAACGCTGA
- a CDS encoding GtrA family protein, translated as MSTHHLSRFLCFAVVGAVGTVAHYALLLALVEVAGVDPVIGSVAGFVLGALVNYGLNRSLVFGSDRAHVEALPRFFAIAGMGLVWNALLMHLFVDVFGLHYLLAQIITTALLLLWHYGGNALWTFGKRSSAGR; from the coding sequence ATGAGCACGCATCACCTTTCGCGTTTCCTGTGTTTCGCTGTCGTGGGCGCGGTCGGAACGGTGGCCCACTATGCGCTGCTGCTGGCGCTGGTCGAAGTCGCCGGGGTCGATCCGGTGATTGGCTCGGTTGCCGGTTTCGTGCTCGGTGCTCTGGTGAACTACGGGTTGAATCGCTCCCTGGTGTTCGGTTCCGACCGAGCCCATGTCGAGGCGCTGCCGCGCTTTTTCGCCATTGCCGGCATGGGGCTGGTGTGGAATGCGCTGCTGATGCACCTGTTCGTCGACGTGTTCGGGCTGCACTACCTGCTGGCCCAGATCATCACCACCGCGCTGTTGCTGTTGTGGCACTACGGCGGCAATGCGCTGTGGACCTTCGGCAAGCGCTCGTCGGCCGGCCGTTGA
- the clsB gene encoding cardiolipin synthase ClsB, whose translation MTELVEGNAIALLENGLQYFPALEAEIDTACHEVFLETYIFSKDAIGRRIAAALVRAVARGVRVRVLVDGFGGREFVRELMPALVDDGVEVLIYRRELRMMSLRRHRLRRMHRKIALIDARVAFVGGINITDDFELAGPPHPRYDYAVRVEGPLLRPIAESVHRVWRLVSWANFRRRLQETMRQPTAASAGELRAAFLVRDNLRHRRDIEDAYLAAIARANHEVVIASAYFFPGRPFRQTLLEAAERGVRVTLILQGLADHPVQAYATRALYPHLLDHGVRLFEYHRSYLHAKVAVIDGRWATVGSSNIDPFSLLLAREANVVVEDEAFAGRLRASLEVAMRDGARELRRDDWRRLRPLRRVLSWLAYQAVRLAIGLAGYGGRH comes from the coding sequence TTGACGGAGCTGGTCGAAGGCAACGCGATCGCGCTGCTGGAGAACGGCCTGCAGTATTTCCCCGCGCTGGAGGCCGAAATCGACACGGCCTGCCACGAGGTTTTTCTCGAGACCTACATCTTCAGCAAGGACGCAATCGGCCGCCGCATTGCCGCAGCCCTGGTACGTGCGGTTGCGCGTGGGGTACGGGTGCGGGTTCTGGTCGACGGTTTCGGTGGTCGGGAATTCGTGCGCGAGCTGATGCCCGCGCTGGTGGACGACGGCGTCGAGGTACTGATCTATCGTCGTGAACTGCGCATGATGTCGCTGCGCCGTCACCGCCTGCGTCGCATGCACCGCAAGATCGCCCTGATCGACGCGCGCGTCGCCTTCGTCGGCGGGATCAACATCACCGACGATTTCGAACTCGCGGGCCCGCCGCACCCGCGCTACGACTATGCGGTACGGGTCGAAGGCCCTCTGCTGAGGCCTATCGCCGAGTCGGTGCACCGGGTCTGGCGGCTGGTGTCATGGGCGAACTTCCGGCGTCGCCTGCAGGAGACGATGCGCCAGCCCACCGCCGCGTCGGCGGGCGAACTCAGGGCGGCCTTCCTGGTGCGCGACAACCTGCGCCATCGTCGCGACATCGAGGACGCCTATCTCGCTGCAATCGCGCGTGCCAACCACGAGGTTGTTATTGCGAGCGCCTATTTCTTTCCTGGCCGCCCTTTTCGCCAGACCTTGCTCGAGGCGGCGGAGCGCGGCGTGCGGGTGACGCTGATCCTTCAGGGGCTGGCGGATCATCCGGTGCAGGCCTATGCGACGCGGGCACTGTACCCGCACCTCCTCGATCACGGCGTTCGCCTGTTCGAATACCACCGCAGCTATCTGCATGCCAAAGTGGCGGTGATCGATGGCCGCTGGGCGACGGTGGGGTCGAGCAACATCGATCCCTTCAGCCTGTTGCTGGCGCGCGAGGCCAACGTGGTGGTGGAGGACGAGGCCTTCGCCGGTCGCCTGCGCGCCAGCCTGGAAGTGGCGATGCGTGACGGCGCCCGGGAGCTGCGCCGTGACGACTGGCGGCGCCTGCGGCCGCTGCGCCGGGTGCTGAGCTGGCTGGCCTACCAGGCGGTACGTCTGGCGATCGGCCTGGCCGGGTATGGCGGCCGCCACTGA
- the gluQRS gene encoding tRNA glutamyl-Q(34) synthetase GluQRS, whose product MPSAYVGRFAPSPTGPLHFGSLVAAAGSLLEARAHQGRWLLRIEDVDTPRCIAGAAGGILATLERFGFEWDGEVVWQSDRIDAYAAALERLKSAGHAFPCACTRRELADSALARDGSRRYPGTCRQGLPPGREARAWRVRAEGLIGFEDAIQGWQEEDLARDCGDYVVLRADGLYAYQLAVVVDDAAAGITHVVRGADLLDSTARQIHLHHLLGTPAPAHAHLPVATNAAGEKLSKQTLARAIDDQPPSGALVAALAFLGQNPPADLADMPLAEVWRWARANWQLARVPRKRHAPAPDLA is encoded by the coding sequence ATGCCATCCGCCTACGTCGGCCGTTTCGCCCCCTCGCCCACCGGTCCACTGCACTTCGGCTCCCTGGTCGCCGCCGCCGGTAGCCTGCTGGAAGCCCGCGCCCATCAGGGCCGCTGGCTGCTGCGCATCGAGGATGTCGACACGCCCCGCTGCATCGCCGGCGCGGCCGGGGGCATCCTCGCCACGCTGGAGCGCTTCGGCTTCGAATGGGACGGCGAGGTGGTCTGGCAGAGTGACCGCATCGACGCCTACGCCGCCGCGCTCGAACGGCTCAAGTCGGCCGGCCACGCCTTCCCCTGCGCCTGCACCCGTCGCGAGCTGGCCGATTCGGCACTCGCCCGCGACGGCTCGCGGCGCTACCCCGGCACCTGCCGCCAGGGCCTGCCTCCCGGCCGCGAAGCCCGTGCATGGCGGGTGCGCGCCGAAGGCCTGATCGGCTTCGAGGACGCCATCCAGGGCTGGCAGGAAGAAGACCTCGCGCGGGACTGCGGCGACTACGTGGTGCTGCGTGCCGACGGCCTCTACGCCTACCAGCTGGCAGTGGTGGTCGACGATGCGGCGGCCGGCATTACCCATGTTGTCCGCGGCGCCGACCTGCTCGACTCCACCGCCCGCCAGATCCACCTGCACCATCTGCTCGGCACGCCTGCACCGGCGCACGCACACCTGCCGGTGGCGACCAATGCCGCCGGCGAGAAGCTCTCCAAACAGACGCTGGCGCGGGCGATCGACGACCAGCCGCCGTCCGGCGCACTGGTGGCGGCGCTCGCCTTTCTCGGCCAGAATCCCCCCGCAGACCTCGCTGACATGCCGCTGGCCGAGGTCTGGCGCTGGGCACGGGCCAACTGGCAACTTGCCCGCGTACCGCGCAAACGCCACGCCCCGGCACCTGACCTTGCCTGA
- the pth gene encoding aminoacyl-tRNA hydrolase: protein MSAAPSRPPRLVVGLGNPGAEYTETRHNAGFWFCERLADKLGARFSHESRFHGLVANAREAGVWLLMPQTYMNRSGQAIGALARFYRIEPAEILVVHDELDIPPGQLRLKFGGGLGGHNGLKDTSAHLGTNDYWRLRIGIGHPGDRNEVVNFVLKPARREEQTLIDDSLDRALAAWPTLAKGDWNSATQRLNARPAPPKPPKPPKAPAATDKPKDESQP from the coding sequence ATGAGCGCCGCGCCCTCGCGCCCTCCGCGTCTCGTCGTCGGTCTCGGCAATCCGGGCGCCGAATACACCGAAACCCGGCACAACGCCGGGTTTTGGTTTTGTGAGCGGCTCGCCGACAAGCTCGGCGCACGCTTCTCGCACGAATCCCGATTTCACGGCCTGGTCGCCAACGCGCGCGAAGCCGGGGTCTGGCTGCTGATGCCGCAGACCTACATGAACCGCTCCGGCCAGGCCATCGGCGCACTCGCCCGCTTCTACCGCATCGAACCGGCCGAGATTTTGGTGGTGCACGACGAGCTCGACATTCCGCCCGGCCAGTTGCGGCTGAAATTCGGCGGCGGCCTCGGCGGCCACAACGGTCTCAAGGACACCTCCGCCCACCTCGGCACCAACGACTACTGGCGCCTGCGCATCGGCATCGGCCACCCGGGCGATCGCAACGAGGTGGTGAACTTCGTGCTCAAGCCGGCACGCCGCGAGGAACAGACGCTGATCGACGACAGCCTCGACCGCGCGCTCGCCGCCTGGCCCACGCTGGCCAAGGGCGACTGGAACAGCGCCACCCAACGGCTCAACGCCCGCCCCGCCCCGCCCAAACCGCCCAAGCCCCCGAAAGCGCCGGCCGCAACCGACAAACCCAAGGACGAATCCCAGCCATGA
- the ychF gene encoding redox-regulated ATPase YchF, whose amino-acid sequence MSLKCGIVGLPNVGKSTLFNALTKAGIEAANYPFCTIEPNVGIVEVPDPRLAALSEIVKPQKIQPAIVEFVDIAGLVAGASKGEGLGNQFLANIRETDAIVHVVRCFADDNVVHVSGSVDPIRDIEVIDTELALADMATVDKAINRYKRPAASGDKEAKILVAVLEKCLAQLNEAKPVRALDLSKEEWAALKPFCLITAKPVLYAANVAEDGFENNPHLDAVRAHAAAEGAQVVALCAAIEAEIADLDDADKKDFLESMGLEEPGLDRLIRAGYKLLGLQTYFTAGVKEVRAWTIHVGDTAPQAAGVIHTDFERGFIRAQTIAFEDFIAFKGEAGAKEAGKMRAEGKEYVVKDGDVMNFLFNV is encoded by the coding sequence ATGAGCCTGAAATGCGGAATCGTCGGCCTGCCCAACGTCGGCAAGTCGACCCTGTTCAACGCCCTCACCAAGGCCGGCATCGAAGCGGCGAACTACCCCTTCTGCACGATCGAACCCAATGTCGGCATCGTCGAGGTGCCGGACCCGCGCCTCGCCGCGCTGTCCGAGATCGTCAAGCCGCAGAAGATCCAGCCCGCCATCGTCGAATTCGTCGACATCGCCGGCCTGGTCGCCGGCGCCTCCAAGGGTGAAGGCCTCGGCAACCAGTTCCTCGCCAACATCCGCGAGACCGACGCCATCGTGCACGTGGTGCGCTGCTTCGCCGACGACAACGTGGTGCACGTCTCCGGCAGCGTCGACCCGATCCGCGACATCGAGGTCATCGACACCGAACTCGCGCTCGCCGACATGGCCACGGTGGACAAGGCGATCAACCGCTACAAGCGCCCCGCCGCATCCGGCGACAAGGAAGCCAAGATCCTGGTCGCGGTGCTGGAGAAGTGCCTCGCCCAGCTCAACGAAGCCAAACCGGTGCGTGCGCTCGATCTGTCCAAGGAAGAATGGGCCGCGCTCAAGCCCTTCTGCCTGATCACCGCCAAGCCGGTGCTGTACGCCGCCAACGTCGCCGAAGACGGCTTCGAGAACAATCCGCATCTCGACGCGGTGCGCGCCCACGCCGCCGCCGAAGGCGCCCAGGTGGTGGCGCTGTGCGCCGCGATCGAGGCCGAGATCGCCGACCTCGACGACGCCGACAAGAAGGATTTCCTCGAGTCCATGGGCCTGGAAGAGCCCGGCCTCGACCGCCTGATCCGCGCCGGCTACAAGCTGCTCGGCCTGCAGACCTACTTCACCGCCGGCGTGAAGGAAGTGCGCGCCTGGACCATCCATGTCGGCGACACCGCCCCTCAGGCCGCCGGCGTGATCCACACCGACTTCGAACGCGGCTTCATCCGCGCCCAGACCATCGCCTTCGAGGACTTCATCGCCTTCAAGGGCGAGGCTGGCGCCAAGGAAGCGGGCAAGATGCGCGCCGAAGGCAAGGAATACGTGGTCAAGGACGGCGACGTGATGAACTTCCTGTTCAACGTCTGA
- a CDS encoding ChbG/HpnK family deacetylase: MTAFFPLRPILVCADDYGLAPGVSTAITELIADGRLSATSAMSTLPDWCRAAPELQAVVARQPADVGLHLTLTDHPAATKAAGLAGDGRLPPLGSILKQALAGRLPRAAVRDELRAQLDAFEDAWGAPPDYVDGHQHVHLLAGVREAVIDEVLRRYPHGRVWIRDCVEAPARCLKRGVATPKALFISALGLPLRRLLRKAGLPANDGFSGLHDFASPQPFAAKMRRFLAGLGPRPLVHVHPGRVDAALLACDSLTTPREAELAYLASEAFATDLAAAGLRIARYADLAAAPSSASKAPSTSSGSIR, translated from the coding sequence ATGACAGCGTTTTTTCCGCTTCGCCCCATTCTGGTCTGTGCCGACGACTACGGTCTGGCGCCGGGTGTCAGCACGGCGATCACCGAACTGATCGCCGACGGTCGCCTGTCGGCCACCAGCGCGATGAGCACCCTGCCCGACTGGTGCCGCGCCGCGCCCGAACTGCAGGCCGTCGTCGCCCGCCAGCCCGCCGATGTCGGCCTGCACCTGACCCTGACCGACCATCCGGCGGCGACCAAGGCGGCGGGGCTGGCGGGTGACGGCCGCCTGCCGCCGCTAGGCAGCATCCTCAAGCAGGCCTTGGCGGGACGCCTGCCGCGAGCGGCCGTGCGCGACGAACTGCGCGCCCAGCTCGACGCCTTCGAGGATGCCTGGGGCGCACCGCCCGATTACGTGGATGGCCATCAGCATGTGCATCTGCTAGCCGGAGTCCGCGAGGCGGTGATCGATGAAGTGCTGCGCCGCTACCCGCATGGCCGCGTCTGGATACGCGATTGTGTCGAAGCACCGGCACGCTGCCTGAAGCGCGGCGTGGCGACACCGAAGGCGCTGTTCATCAGCGCACTGGGCCTGCCGCTGCGCCGCCTGCTGCGCAAGGCCGGCCTGCCGGCCAACGACGGTTTCTCGGGGCTGCACGACTTCGCATCGCCCCAACCCTTTGCTGCCAAGATGCGCCGCTTCCTCGCCGGCCTAGGCCCCCGCCCGCTGGTACACGTTCATCCCGGCCGGGTGGACGCTGCCCTGCTTGCCTGCGACAGCCTGACCACGCCGCGGGAGGCCGAACTCGCCTATCTGGCTTCCGAGGCCTTCGCCACCGACCTCGCCGCCGCCGGTCTGCGCATCGCCCGGTATGCGGACCTTGCCGCAGCGCCCAGCAGCGCCAGCAAGGCGCCGAGCACCAGCAGCGGATCGATCAGGTAG